One window of the Methanobrevibacter sp. TMH8 genome contains the following:
- a CDS encoding DUF1801 domain-containing protein has protein sequence MVETIDEYISEFPKDIQEKLEKIRKTIQETTPEATEKISYGIPTFYLNGNLVHFAAYEKHIGFYPAPSGIENFKDELSEYKTSKGTIQFPLDKEIPYDLIKEIVKFRVNENENKKKTKK, from the coding sequence ATGGTTGAAACAATAGATGAATATATTTCTGAATTTCCAAAAGATATACAAGAAAAATTAGAAAAAATTAGAAAAACTATACAAGAAACTACACCTGAAGCAACTGAGAAAATTAGCTATGGAATACCTACTTTTTATTTAAATGGTAATTTAGTTCATTTTGCTGCTTATGAAAAACACATTGGATTTTATCCTGCTCCAAGTGGAATAGAAAATTTTAAAGATGAATTATCGGAATATAAAACTTCTAAAGGAACAATTCAATTTCCATTAGATAAAGAAATTCCATATGATCTTATAAAAGAAATTGTTAAATTTAGAGTTAATGAAAATGAAAATAAGAAAAAAACTAAAAAATAA
- a CDS encoding AAA family ATPase encodes MMKIGLTYIKGSLPGFEDFGNLPTNLVKSNGLVDDTNGVKASDELDAIIIPGGSILESNSISNDLADEIKQMAADGKPVIGICSGFQALANQTDVGRKSPCPIIKKGLGLLDVNFSPLISNDRVEAVVANDSFLTKNISSNEFITGFHCHTYGNIKINDNNTLPILYSSIKRMNYGDTDSSVLSGVRNDNGNVIGTMIHGILDENPVIVENIFDYIGANPNDINNIFIANEEVKKRIRSELAIDTGININNIKSCNEFKKILLNSLNSKINQNDDNITATHDIDSISKEIPPMLMIGSTGSDSGKTFITTGIAGGLTKRGLNVCVLKVGPDVRDTEPSLYLTKNKMEEYTSIKIGHLGWMDIENTLKRLKSSNYDFVIIEGVMSVFTGLLNEKIPYSGAEIAVSSNIPMLLVSGVNKGGIESAAVDLASHAKTLKKMGIEVNGIIFNKVYDMDIFNEVASYVTSVFNSETGNKLAIDDILAIPKIKLDERSTTPEVEIKLEEFSRAALKTVEKHLDLEKIVKMSNIPKFKGYLSFDEIKNFFK; translated from the coding sequence ATCATGAAAATTGGATTAACTTATATTAAAGGATCTCTCCCAGGATTTGAAGATTTTGGTAATCTTCCAACAAATCTTGTTAAGTCTAATGGTTTGGTCGATGATACAAATGGTGTTAAAGCTAGTGATGAGCTTGATGCTATAATCATTCCCGGAGGTTCTATTCTTGAATCCAATTCTATTTCCAATGATTTAGCTGATGAAATTAAACAAATGGCTGCAGATGGAAAACCTGTTATTGGAATTTGTTCTGGTTTTCAGGCTTTAGCTAATCAAACTGATGTTGGTAGGAAATCTCCTTGCCCTATTATTAAAAAAGGATTGGGACTTTTAGATGTTAATTTTTCTCCTCTTATTAGTAATGATCGTGTTGAGGCAGTTGTAGCTAATGACTCTTTTTTAACTAAAAATATTTCTTCAAATGAATTTATTACAGGTTTTCATTGTCATACTTATGGAAATATTAAGATAAATGATAACAATACCTTACCAATTCTTTATTCTTCTATTAAGAGAATGAATTATGGAGATACTGATAGTTCTGTTTTATCAGGTGTTAGAAATGATAATGGGAATGTTATTGGAACTATGATTCATGGTATTTTAGATGAAAATCCTGTTATTGTTGAAAATATTTTTGATTATATTGGTGCTAATCCTAATGATATAAATAATATTTTTATAGCTAATGAAGAAGTTAAAAAAAGAATTAGATCTGAATTAGCTATTGATACAGGTATTAATATTAATAATATCAAATCTTGTAATGAATTTAAGAAAATTCTTTTAAATTCATTAAATAGTAAAATCAATCAAAATGATGACAATATAACAGCTACTCATGATATTGATTCTATTTCTAAAGAAATTCCTCCAATGCTCATGATTGGAAGTACTGGTTCTGATTCTGGTAAAACTTTCATTACTACTGGAATAGCTGGAGGATTAACTAAAAGAGGACTAAATGTATGTGTTTTAAAAGTTGGTCCTGATGTTAGAGATACTGAACCTTCACTATACTTGACAAAAAATAAAATGGAAGAATATACTTCTATTAAAATTGGTCATCTTGGGTGGATGGATATTGAAAATACTTTAAAACGACTTAAATCTTCAAATTATGATTTTGTTATTATTGAAGGTGTTATGAGCGTTTTCACAGGTCTTCTCAATGAAAAAATTCCTTATTCTGGTGCTGAAATAGCTGTTTCTTCTAATATTCCAATGCTTCTTGTTTCAGGTGTTAATAAAGGAGGAATTGAATCAGCAGCTGTTGATTTAGCTTCCCATGCAAAAACTTTGAAAAAAATGGGAATAGAAGTCAATGGAATCATATTTAATAAAGTCTATGATATGGATATTTTTAATGAAGTAGCTAGCTATGTAACTTCTGTTTTTAATTCTGAAACTGGAAATAAATTAGCTATTGATGATATATTAGCTATTCCAAAAATAAAATTAGATGAAAGGAGCACTACTCCTGAAGTAGAAATAAAATTGGAAGAGTTTTCTAGAGCTGCATTGAAAACAGTTGAAAAACATCTTGATTTAGAAAAAATAGTAAAAATGAGTAATATTCCTAAATTCAAAGGTTATTTGTCTTTTGATGAGATAAAAAATTTTTTTAAATAA